A stretch of Leptospira hartskeerlii DNA encodes these proteins:
- a CDS encoding RICIN domain-containing protein, whose amino-acid sequence MLSSLLPSKSGNGSKLFSTASTYFHNEIFPPHWLNWTTDGANPIETGPTFLTRGLKCSGRYCDDVNLLASESGYTHTNSWWTDWFSEEGTNYRVCDNNAFVTGIKCSGSYCDNVSLKCSQLNNNGVRTGCYWTSGISEEDGGKFVAPESMYIAGASCNGRYCDSMSLYLCQADNGGPNVDQDALAQQFAPRLRFDQETTTGSGDSGKCFTSDPQTYYTQRAAGVSAQDLCNKDYSTISNNQVPIFYDTSLVGTNAVLIRYWFFYAWQSTCFLSFGSHAADWEGMSVLVVNGQMKRVAWSQHSGWYSKEIGNFEVADGTHPVAYVGKNAHGSFHDDGGSGGCLYFEDFRNPGGNDYHQDTWNNLVRLRRGSDAPSWMNCQGSGCFDGIGHPMERGDWRSNAGCGSDGCGKSSVGGSIPFVNDPTGSDYSGIMAKHSGKVMDVSGQSTNDSVNIWQWTNLNQDNQRWLLESTGDGYFRFIAKHSGKCMNVKGGSTAAGMNVIQYSCGGGNNERFQLLSYGDGFFALQAKHSSQCLDIAGGATGDGGLLVQWPCAWTDNEKFQFLR is encoded by the coding sequence AGCGGAAATGGATCTAAGTTATTTAGCACAGCCAGCACTTATTTTCATAACGAGATTTTTCCTCCACATTGGTTGAATTGGACCACTGATGGTGCGAACCCAATTGAGACCGGACCTACTTTCTTAACTCGCGGTTTGAAATGTAGCGGTCGTTATTGCGATGATGTAAATCTTCTCGCAAGCGAATCCGGATACACACATACCAATAGTTGGTGGACAGATTGGTTTTCCGAAGAAGGAACCAACTATCGTGTTTGCGATAATAATGCATTCGTGACCGGTATTAAATGTTCAGGAAGTTATTGTGATAACGTTTCCTTAAAATGTTCTCAATTAAACAATAATGGGGTTAGAACAGGATGTTATTGGACTTCAGGTATTTCTGAAGAAGATGGCGGAAAATTCGTAGCGCCTGAATCTATGTACATCGCTGGTGCAAGCTGTAATGGTCGCTATTGCGATAGTATGAGTCTATATCTTTGCCAAGCCGATAACGGTGGACCAAATGTTGACCAGGACGCATTGGCACAACAATTTGCACCTCGTTTGAGATTTGATCAAGAGACTACCACAGGTTCCGGAGATTCTGGAAAATGTTTTACGAGTGATCCTCAGACTTATTACACTCAAAGAGCCGCAGGAGTTTCTGCTCAAGACCTTTGTAATAAAGATTATTCTACAATTTCGAATAACCAAGTTCCTATATTCTACGACACTTCTCTGGTTGGAACGAATGCAGTTCTTATTAGATATTGGTTCTTCTATGCTTGGCAAAGTACTTGTTTCCTAAGTTTCGGAAGTCACGCGGCAGACTGGGAAGGAATGAGTGTCCTAGTAGTGAACGGACAAATGAAACGAGTTGCTTGGTCTCAACACTCCGGATGGTATTCCAAAGAGATCGGTAACTTCGAAGTAGCAGATGGAACTCACCCTGTTGCTTACGTCGGTAAAAACGCTCATGGGTCATTCCATGATGACGGTGGATCCGGCGGATGTTTGTATTTCGAAGATTTCAGAAATCCAGGCGGCAACGATTATCACCAAGACACTTGGAACAACCTAGTTCGATTGAGAAGGGGTAGTGATGCTCCTAGTTGGATGAATTGCCAAGGAAGTGGATGTTTCGACGGAATTGGTCACCCAATGGAAAGAGGAGACTGGCGTTCCAACGCAGGTTGCGGATCTGACGGTTGTGGTAAATCTTCCGTTGGAGGAAGCATTCCTTTTGTGAATGATCCGACAGGTTCGGATTATTCCGGCATCATGGCAAAACATAGCGGAAAGGTAATGGATGTTTCCGGTCAAAGCACTAATGACAGCGTTAATATCTGGCAGTGGACAAATCTAAACCAAGATAACCAAAGATGGTTACTTGAATCTACAGGTGATGGATATTTTAGATTTATCGCAAAACATAGCGGCAAATGTATGAATGTGAAGGGTGGATCCACTGCGGCAGGAATGAATGTAATTCAATATTCTTGCGGTGGGGGAAACAATGAAAGATTCCAATTACTTTCTTACGGAGATGGATTCTTTGCTCTTCAAGCAAAACATAGCAGCCAGTGTTTAGATATCGCGGGTGGTGCGACTGGAGACGGCGGTCTCTTGGTCCAATGGCCTTGCGCTTGGACTGATAACGAAAAGTTCCAATTCTTGCGCTAA
- a CDS encoding RNA polymerase sigma factor, producing the protein MQGLSQQEFITLYESCKNTVYHFLLKLSGNPEIAEDLTQETFLKAFEVMDRFDSERGSFSSWSCTIAKNLYFKHFNRTKKETGNVSINVENFPELSGGNHEDPLELEKNSLNLALKDGVSRLPEPEKSIILLKEIQKKTLKETADALGISERTVSRRLLSAFRLLRTHLEAEGIGL; encoded by the coding sequence ATGCAAGGTCTTTCCCAACAGGAATTCATCACTCTTTACGAGTCCTGCAAGAATACAGTGTACCATTTCCTGCTCAAACTCTCAGGAAATCCCGAAATTGCCGAAGATTTGACCCAAGAGACATTTTTAAAGGCCTTTGAGGTCATGGATCGTTTCGATTCCGAAAGGGGAAGCTTCTCCTCTTGGTCTTGTACAATCGCTAAAAACCTTTATTTTAAACATTTCAATCGTACAAAGAAAGAGACCGGGAACGTCTCAATAAATGTAGAGAACTTTCCGGAGCTTTCAGGCGGGAACCATGAGGATCCTCTGGAATTGGAGAAAAATTCTCTCAATTTGGCTTTAAAAGATGGGGTTTCCCGTCTTCCCGAGCCTGAAAAGAGTATAATACTACTGAAGGAAATCCAAAAGAAAACTCTCAAGGAGACTGCGGATGCTCTTGGTATATCCGAGAGGACCGTTAGTCGTCGTTTGCTTAGTGCGTTCAGATTATTAAGAACTCATCTTGAAGCGGAAGGGATCGGACTATAA
- the rsx gene encoding LIMLP_03685 family anti-sigma factor codes for MALNIQQSNSFEDLLESYISGQLDAAGKKQLLEIVLKDPERAAEYRKIVQIQSQLRTSGASQELKNLSPQTSSKQILPFPKPIIYLATAALVFASFGIYFYQNSSIKKGEATLDKFTYSYGDCSIEGKTSQAGEDVSGKRIVSGKSSVCDVQLEGEKSVAVRALPDTDFTAERKENAIHVSLGYGTILLDSQGPKDSENISIGSNDFRLILEGTKLSVNKGRTDSSLSVKVIEGKVRLESGDAIFLESVSSWLTKEEVALLAKEYPILFDKQQLTIESGQQLAWKGLSPARMKGLKKIEDSIKASKKSQPGAQLDETLIKSLKPHVDSLPKDPFLISPKELKNSLKKILPDEKADLERKFASMVRFPPKDLKEREQLMELVKKVDKASITDILNSKGPGAPHAISQEVRILHLKDGSMERGIIYQQDSFYVVLRPDGNLIIPIDAVDRIESE; via the coding sequence ATGGCATTAAATATCCAACAGTCGAATAGTTTCGAAGACCTATTAGAGTCATATATTTCCGGTCAGCTTGATGCTGCCGGGAAAAAACAACTTTTGGAGATCGTATTAAAGGACCCAGAAAGAGCAGCCGAGTACCGAAAAATTGTCCAAATCCAGTCCCAACTTAGAACTTCCGGCGCATCGCAGGAGTTGAAAAATTTATCTCCTCAGACTTCTTCCAAACAAATCCTACCTTTTCCTAAACCTATAATATATCTCGCAACCGCGGCTTTAGTATTTGCGTCTTTTGGAATATACTTCTATCAAAATTCTTCCATTAAAAAGGGAGAAGCCACTTTAGATAAGTTTACTTATTCTTATGGTGATTGTTCTATCGAAGGTAAAACTTCGCAAGCGGGAGAAGATGTTTCCGGCAAAAGGATCGTATCCGGAAAATCTTCCGTATGCGATGTTCAGTTAGAAGGAGAAAAGAGCGTAGCTGTCAGAGCTTTGCCGGATACTGATTTTACTGCAGAACGTAAAGAAAATGCAATCCATGTGTCTCTTGGATACGGAACAATTCTTCTAGATAGCCAAGGTCCTAAAGATTCAGAAAATATCTCTATCGGCTCTAACGATTTCCGACTGATCTTGGAAGGGACTAAGCTCTCGGTTAACAAAGGACGTACCGATTCTTCCCTTTCCGTAAAAGTAATAGAAGGAAAAGTCAGATTGGAATCTGGCGACGCTATCTTCTTGGAATCGGTCTCAAGTTGGTTAACCAAGGAAGAAGTTGCACTACTCGCAAAAGAATATCCGATCTTATTCGATAAACAACAACTAACGATAGAATCAGGGCAACAACTTGCATGGAAAGGATTGTCTCCCGCAAGAATGAAAGGTCTTAAAAAGATCGAAGATTCTATCAAGGCGAGTAAAAAATCTCAGCCTGGCGCTCAACTGGATGAGACCTTAATCAAGAGCCTAAAACCTCATGTAGATTCTCTTCCTAAAGATCCATTCTTGATCTCCCCTAAAGAGCTTAAGAACTCTCTCAAAAAAATACTTCCGGATGAAAAAGCGGATCTGGAAAGAAAGTTTGCGAGTATGGTTCGTTTTCCTCCAAAAGACCTGAAAGAAAGAGAACAACTGATGGAGTTGGTCAAGAAGGTGGACAAGGCATCCATTACGGATATCTTAAATAGTAAAGGCCCAGGAGCTCCTCACGCAATCTCTCAAGAAGTTCGTATTCTTCACTTGAAAGATGGATCGATGGAAAGAGGAATTATCTACCAACAAGATAGTTTCTACGTCGTATTAAGACCTGACGGAAACTTGATCATTCCTATCGACGCTGTAGATAGAATAGAATCCGAGTAA
- a CDS encoding TIGR02206 family membrane protein codes for MRFEHWDPLHFVIIALTAFFGFGLPYFARKFASPKIKNAIGYTLGTILLLNYLVYVIYRIDSGYWQARYDLPMEFCNWSAIVTSLALFTRNRTLAELSYFWVIAGSMQGVITPDLSVTFPHIYFFIFFIAHSGLVISALYVVFGLELTPRKGAVLRTVLYSQIYLIAALIIDFALDANYGYMREKSAAGSLMDYLGPWPIYILWMQLLGMILFTILYLPFWKKNARAE; via the coding sequence ATGAGATTCGAACATTGGGACCCTCTCCATTTTGTTATTATTGCCCTTACTGCATTCTTCGGTTTCGGTCTGCCTTATTTCGCTAGAAAGTTCGCTTCTCCAAAAATCAAAAATGCGATTGGATATACGCTCGGCACTATTCTTCTTTTAAACTATTTAGTTTATGTAATATATAGGATCGATTCAGGCTATTGGCAGGCTCGTTATGACCTGCCTATGGAGTTTTGTAATTGGTCTGCGATCGTAACTTCCCTGGCATTATTTACTCGGAATCGAACTCTTGCCGAACTTTCTTATTTTTGGGTGATTGCAGGTTCCATGCAAGGAGTGATCACTCCTGATCTTTCGGTCACATTTCCTCATATTTATTTTTTTATATTTTTCATCGCTCATTCCGGTCTCGTAATATCTGCTCTTTATGTTGTTTTCGGCTTGGAACTAACTCCTAGAAAAGGAGCTGTACTCCGAACCGTTCTTTACAGCCAGATTTACCTGATCGCCGCTTTAATTATAGATTTTGCCTTAGATGCAAATTACGGATATATGAGAGAAAAATCCGCAGCAGGTTCTCTGATGGATTATTTAGGTCCCTGGCCCATTTATATTCTTTGGATGCAATTACTTGGAATGATCCTATTTACGATACTATATCTTCCTTTTTGGAAGAAAAACGCCAGAGCAGAATAA
- a CDS encoding acyl-CoA thioesterase — MRLMEKSDKIITSFIVPVRKSDIDVNGHVNNGTYQSYFEEARIKTFQLLKEEGETILSSDRLIVRQCEIEYKAELKYPEDAVVTTDILHSNPESTEIMQEIFRGSDSALVCKARFVLSLFDDSEEVLYSEEDYPYAFYHPISVGWAEMDPEGKVNLETIQYYLDDARIRSSYQCGLDLHSLQAKGIGPVVYKAELNYFDSLGFPDDFVIVTVYQKAEKNRLAFRHDVFSKKTKKLILTSFVHGLFMDLKRKRPHQFTEEEMKMIFSVKNKPLFD, encoded by the coding sequence ATGAGACTCATGGAAAAATCGGATAAGATCATTACATCCTTCATCGTTCCAGTCCGCAAATCCGATATAGATGTAAACGGACATGTAAACAACGGAACCTATCAAAGTTATTTTGAAGAAGCAAGGATCAAAACCTTCCAACTTTTAAAGGAAGAAGGGGAAACAATCCTAAGTTCAGACCGCCTAATAGTCCGCCAATGCGAGATCGAATACAAGGCAGAGTTAAAATATCCGGAAGATGCCGTAGTTACTACTGACATTCTTCACTCCAATCCTGAATCCACAGAGATCATGCAGGAAATTTTCCGTGGCTCAGATTCCGCATTAGTGTGTAAGGCAAGATTCGTATTGAGCCTTTTTGATGATTCAGAAGAAGTCCTTTATTCTGAGGAAGACTATCCTTACGCATTCTACCATCCGATCAGCGTAGGTTGGGCAGAGATGGATCCGGAAGGTAAGGTAAATTTAGAAACGATACAATATTATTTAGATGATGCAAGAATCCGTTCTTCTTATCAATGCGGGTTGGATCTACATTCATTGCAGGCGAAAGGGATCGGCCCTGTAGTTTACAAAGCGGAATTGAATTATTTCGATTCACTTGGTTTTCCAGATGATTTTGTGATCGTAACCGTTTATCAAAAAGCTGAGAAGAATAGATTAGCTTTTCGTCATGATGTATTCTCTAAGAAGACTAAAAAATTGATCCTTACTTCTTTTGTACATGGGCTCTTTATGGATCTAAAAAGAAAAAGACCTCATCAATTTACGGAAGAAGAAATGAAAATGATCTTTAGCGTGAAAAATAAGCCGCTCTTTGATTGA
- a CDS encoding TetR/AcrR family transcriptional regulator, with the protein MRIQKDLIRSEDPAKERILKAAFKLFYSKGYPNTGINEILEEAGAFKKSLYIHFPSKKDLGKAYLLEQEEAILGFVKRIAKREKNYSDFIKSWMKMLRRGLKNTYIYGCPYANLSNQTHDEPEISNFVKVALNRWVQDFEFCLKEITWSSKKAKTESELKEISESILFYYQGALQLYGMSGDSKHIHRLEKALLSLDK; encoded by the coding sequence ATGAGAATCCAAAAGGACTTAATCCGGTCAGAAGACCCTGCCAAGGAAAGGATCTTAAAGGCTGCTTTTAAATTATTTTATTCGAAGGGGTATCCCAATACAGGAATAAATGAAATTTTGGAAGAGGCGGGAGCTTTTAAGAAAAGCTTGTACATCCATTTTCCTTCTAAAAAGGATCTGGGTAAGGCATACCTTTTGGAGCAGGAAGAAGCTATATTAGGTTTTGTTAAAAGGATTGCGAAGAGAGAAAAAAATTATTCCGACTTTATTAAATCTTGGATGAAAATGTTGAGGAGAGGTTTGAAAAATACTTATATCTACGGGTGTCCTTATGCAAATTTATCCAACCAAACACATGACGAGCCTGAAATTTCAAACTTTGTAAAGGTTGCATTGAATCGCTGGGTACAGGATTTCGAATTTTGTTTAAAAGAAATCACTTGGAGTTCTAAGAAGGCAAAGACCGAATCCGAGTTAAAGGAAATTTCGGAAAGTATTCTATTTTATTACCAAGGCGCATTACAGCTTTATGGGATGTCCGGCGACTCCAAACATATCCATCGATTGGAAAAAGCACTTTTATCATTGGATAAATAG
- a CDS encoding SAP domain-containing protein, whose translation MKSRPSFEKIKTVSEFESHYWYREELQEICLNLKISSKGAKAELEERLRSYITLGREKFLKKESSSKTPISVRRKTKSEKEITLKSKIIPEGIRFDSKFREFCREYYDLKKFSFTKAMAEAVRDAEKVGNLKLSVQDLLKIYENPPKEERPDDRVLRWNRFVKDFHSDPKTSPLKNKLNIAAFLWGKVRDRVGSKKFDPSLLEEFAKDIRILEAKGNK comes from the coding sequence ATGAAATCTCGCCCTTCTTTCGAAAAAATCAAAACAGTATCCGAATTCGAATCTCACTATTGGTATAGGGAAGAATTACAAGAGATCTGTCTAAATTTAAAAATCTCTTCCAAAGGTGCAAAGGCGGAACTAGAGGAAAGATTAAGATCGTATATTACATTAGGAAGAGAGAAATTTCTCAAAAAGGAAAGTTCTTCTAAAACTCCAATATCCGTTCGTAGAAAAACCAAAAGTGAAAAAGAGATCACTCTTAAATCTAAAATCATTCCGGAGGGAATTCGATTTGATTCTAAATTCAGAGAATTCTGTAGAGAGTATTATGATCTCAAAAAATTCAGTTTTACAAAAGCAATGGCAGAAGCAGTTCGAGATGCAGAGAAGGTCGGGAATCTAAAACTCTCCGTCCAAGACCTTTTGAAGATATATGAAAATCCCCCCAAGGAAGAAAGACCGGACGATCGCGTTCTAAGATGGAATCGTTTCGTAAAAGATTTTCATTCTGATCCGAAAACTTCTCCGCTTAAGAACAAACTGAATATAGCTGCATTTTTATGGGGAAAGGTCCGAGACAGAGTCGGCAGTAAAAAATTCGATCCCTCTCTTTTGGAAGAATTTGCAAAAGATATTCGAATATTGGAAGCTAAGGGTAATAAGTAA
- a CDS encoding DNA-3-methyladenine glycosylase I, with protein sequence MNSLTKYCHYVLSLEKDQDPENKIYHDTEYGFTLKSDDELFGRLILEINQAGLSWTTILRKKENFRKAYKDFSIKKISKFSEKDFDRLMNDAGIIRNRLKINAAIHNANVIVGLQKEFGSFQDWLASHHPKSLEEWTKLFKKNFVFVGGEIVNEFLMSTGYLEGAHGPGCPIYKKALKSKPAWNSKKIK encoded by the coding sequence ATGAATTCGCTTACAAAATATTGCCACTATGTTCTTTCCCTCGAAAAGGACCAAGATCCTGAAAACAAAATCTATCATGATACTGAATATGGTTTTACCTTAAAATCGGATGACGAGCTATTCGGTAGACTTATCCTAGAGATCAACCAAGCGGGTCTATCCTGGACCACGATCTTAAGAAAAAAGGAAAACTTTCGCAAGGCATACAAAGACTTTTCGATCAAAAAAATCTCAAAATTCTCCGAAAAAGATTTCGATCGGCTTATGAACGATGCAGGGATCATTCGGAACAGACTTAAAATAAACGCAGCCATTCATAACGCAAATGTGATCGTTGGTCTCCAAAAAGAATTTGGAAGTTTTCAAGATTGGTTGGCCTCTCATCATCCCAAATCATTGGAAGAATGGACCAAACTATTCAAAAAAAATTTCGTGTTTGTGGGTGGAGAGATAGTGAATGAATTTTTAATGAGCACAGGTTATCTAGAAGGCGCTCATGGACCGGGTTGTCCCATTTATAAGAAAGCATTAAAATCCAAGCCTGCTTGGAATTCTAAAAAGATAAAATAG
- a CDS encoding glucose 1-dehydrogenase gives MLEGKTAVITGSARGIGKTIAKMFLERGAKIILSDLENSNCEETADELAKYNSERVFWKTCDVTSKNQNKELAEFAIEKTGSLDIWINNAGVVQDDLLLRMSEEKWEKVHSVNLKAAFFGIQSAAKFMLKKSSGRIVNIGSVSGFYGNAGQANYSSAKAGLFALTKSAARELASRNITVNCVASGFINNQFAKNVPEEIRNSILDSIPLKIKRNPEEAVASAVAFLSSEEADWITGATLRVDGGMLIGF, from the coding sequence ATGTTAGAAGGTAAAACTGCGGTAATCACCGGATCAGCCAGAGGAATTGGTAAAACGATCGCAAAAATGTTTTTGGAAAGAGGCGCTAAAATCATTCTTTCGGATCTAGAAAATTCCAATTGTGAGGAAACAGCAGACGAATTGGCAAAATATAATTCAGAAAGAGTCTTCTGGAAAACCTGTGATGTGACTTCTAAAAATCAAAATAAGGAATTGGCGGAATTCGCAATTGAAAAAACCGGATCCTTGGATATTTGGATCAACAACGCAGGAGTCGTTCAAGACGATCTTCTCTTAAGAATGTCTGAAGAAAAATGGGAGAAGGTACACTCTGTAAATTTGAAAGCGGCCTTCTTCGGGATCCAAAGTGCGGCAAAGTTTATGCTTAAGAAAAGCTCAGGCAGGATTGTAAACATTGGATCCGTTTCCGGCTTTTATGGAAATGCGGGACAGGCAAACTATTCTTCTGCAAAAGCTGGACTCTTTGCTCTTACCAAATCTGCGGCCAGAGAACTTGCATCCAGAAATATCACCGTAAACTGTGTAGCTTCCGGTTTTATCAATAACCAATTCGCTAAAAATGTTCCGGAAGAAATTAGAAATTCTATCTTAGATTCTATTCCTTTGAAAATCAAAAGAAATCCAGAAGAAGCTGTCGCTTCTGCAGTTGCATTTCTTTCTTCGGAAGAAGCGGATTGGATTACGGGAGCAACCCTTAGAGTGGATGGGGGAATGCTAATCGGTTTTTAG
- a CDS encoding MarR family winged helix-turn-helix transcriptional regulator, which produces MKPEYVIHLLSRTRDRIQKHLSEEFLKQGIRDLVPAHGGVLFVLGKEGPLTMSELAKLLDRTNSTVTALLDKMEEFGYIKRSKPYEDERVTSAELTEKGKQTLEKVQRASKATLTKLSQNLEQEEKEEFMRILTKIHSNFDL; this is translated from the coding sequence ATGAAACCTGAATACGTAATTCATTTATTATCTAGGACTAGGGATCGGATCCAAAAACATTTGTCCGAAGAGTTCTTAAAGCAAGGGATTCGAGATCTGGTGCCAGCTCACGGAGGCGTACTCTTTGTTTTGGGTAAAGAAGGTCCGCTCACTATGAGCGAATTAGCAAAGCTCTTAGACAGGACTAATTCTACAGTGACTGCTCTTTTGGATAAGATGGAAGAATTCGGCTACATTAAAAGATCCAAACCTTACGAAGACGAAAGAGTTACTTCGGCAGAATTAACGGAGAAGGGAAAACAAACTTTAGAGAAAGTACAAAGAGCTTCCAAAGCCACACTTACAAAGCTCAGCCAGAATTTGGAGCAGGAAGAAAAAGAAGAATTCATGCGAATCTTAACTAAAATCCATTCGAATTTCGATCTATGA
- the lsa26 gene encoding surface adhesion protein Lsa26, with protein sequence MTLRKYSVFLYVSVLFFQAPAFALGTYSEGWTVAKLIQFESRGIVFESYEGVIEVLTFDPAEECDETRDECYMPMRRKANFSVRPENADVVNFLSKNLNQTILIQFNIHRIQPIALSSSIEVIQAQYQENIIPHSTPVKDPSGRITVWVQAHDTSHPIDKMVSRKTGGKRNFSVMGRILSLEYKGTIVGTYEGLYMDESRGRIHPFSITSEEMAEYAWKAMKYTGKYYMGVSVAFVTGARESHYDIFEINFREPAGTQEKPKN encoded by the coding sequence ATGACCCTCAGAAAATATTCCGTTTTTCTTTATGTTTCGGTTTTATTCTTCCAGGCACCCGCTTTTGCCCTGGGAACCTATTCGGAAGGCTGGACGGTCGCAAAATTAATCCAATTCGAGAGCCGAGGGATCGTATTCGAATCCTATGAGGGAGTGATAGAAGTACTAACCTTTGATCCTGCGGAAGAATGCGATGAGACCAGGGACGAATGTTATATGCCAATGCGCAGAAAGGCGAATTTCAGCGTTCGCCCGGAAAACGCAGATGTAGTAAACTTTCTAAGTAAAAACCTAAACCAAACTATCCTGATCCAGTTCAATATCCATAGGATCCAGCCGATCGCACTCTCAAGCAGTATCGAAGTCATTCAAGCACAATATCAAGAAAACATAATACCTCATTCCACTCCAGTAAAAGATCCAAGTGGAAGAATTACAGTTTGGGTACAAGCCCATGATACCTCTCACCCGATCGATAAGATGGTAAGTCGTAAGACTGGAGGAAAAAGAAATTTTTCCGTGATGGGAAGGATCCTAAGTTTAGAATATAAAGGCACGATCGTAGGGACCTACGAAGGTCTTTATATGGACGAGTCTCGGGGAAGGATACATCCATTCTCCATCACTTCCGAGGAGATGGCGGAATATGCCTGGAAGGCGATGAAGTATACCGGTAAATATTATATGGGAGTATCTGTCGCTTTTGTGACGGGAGCCAGAGAATCACATTACGATATTTTTGAGATTAATTTTAGGGAACCTGCGGGTACCCAAGAAAAGCCTAAAAACTAA
- a CDS encoding choice-of-anchor D domain-containing protein — translation MKLFPIFPSSSGIKGLHISDSAGNRYSSGSTLSLGSALISSSSSNTLKVENDGNFTVTLTGSPDAVSKSGIHSSQYVIDSQPASTSLADGDSSSFQISFQPSSAGVKSAYLIINSDDPNIGTYILYLKGTGTEAPAPSIQVSEGSFNFIPNAQTNFYAPSGGTSSKTITVKNSGDQDLIISNISLSGTDAGSFGENGSSVTVSPKKTYTFTISFNPPSVSTFSASISIDSNDPNIASYALGLSGVGTSGSVPQISVTYSDNNGISRDITSGTGFSYSFGSVFPGVISSSKTVTIRNLGSSNLDLSGTPVALSGTDPGEFILTQPSVTSLSPNTSTTFLIKFSPTSVGSKSATVTLSTSNGKGGNASSSVLDVSGAGGRRDIIVTWAHSKEHAVHMASGAYRVCYKKGSDFSAEGDSGVTCDTDVMYAGDPYTPNYKTITVSSAGTWYIRVKSFSQFNGTGSTFSKSIQAKVSSPGY, via the coding sequence ATGAAATTATTTCCAATTTTTCCGTCTTCTTCCGGTATCAAGGGTCTGCATATTTCGGACTCGGCAGGCAATAGATATTCTTCCGGTTCTACACTTTCCTTAGGTTCTGCTTTGATTAGTTCCTCTTCTTCTAATACTTTGAAGGTTGAAAATGACGGAAATTTTACAGTTACTCTAACCGGAAGTCCGGATGCGGTTTCTAAAAGTGGGATACACTCTTCTCAGTATGTGATCGATTCCCAACCGGCGAGCACGAGCTTGGCAGACGGAGATTCTAGTTCTTTTCAGATCAGTTTTCAACCTAGTTCGGCCGGTGTAAAGTCCGCGTATTTGATAATCAATTCGGATGATCCGAATATTGGTACTTATATTCTTTATTTGAAAGGAACTGGCACAGAAGCTCCGGCTCCTTCTATCCAAGTTTCGGAAGGTAGTTTTAATTTTATTCCGAATGCACAGACGAATTTTTATGCTCCTTCCGGTGGAACTTCTTCCAAAACGATTACGGTTAAAAATTCCGGAGACCAAGATTTAATAATTTCTAATATTTCTTTAAGCGGAACCGATGCAGGTAGTTTCGGTGAAAACGGTTCTTCGGTTACGGTCTCTCCTAAAAAAACTTATACATTTACGATTTCTTTCAATCCGCCTTCCGTTTCCACATTCTCCGCTTCGATTTCCATAGATAGTAATGATCCGAATATTGCAAGTTATGCTCTTGGTCTTTCTGGGGTTGGAACTTCCGGAAGCGTGCCGCAAATTTCAGTGACGTATTCGGATAATAATGGTATTTCCAGAGATATTACAAGTGGCACGGGTTTTTCTTATTCTTTCGGAAGTGTGTTTCCTGGAGTTATATCTTCCAGTAAGACGGTCACAATCCGTAATTTAGGAAGTTCTAATTTAGATCTTTCGGGCACTCCTGTTGCTTTAAGCGGGACGGATCCTGGAGAATTTATATTGACTCAACCTTCTGTCACCAGTCTTTCTCCTAATACATCCACTACGTTCTTGATAAAGTTCAGCCCTACAAGCGTTGGCTCTAAGTCTGCTACTGTTACTCTAAGCACAAGTAATGGAAAAGGAGGAAATGCTTCCAGTTCTGTTCTGGATGTCTCTGGAGCGGGAGGCAGAAGGGACATTATCGTAACCTGGGCACATTCTAAAGAGCATGCAGTTCATATGGCCTCGGGTGCTTACAGGGTCTGTTATAAAAAAGGTTCGGACTTTAGCGCGGAAGGAGATTCAGGTGTGACCTGCGATACAGATGTAATGTATGCAGGAGATCCTTATACTCCGAATTATAAAACGATTACAGTAAGTTCCGCAGGGACTTGGTATATTAGAGTGAAATCATTTTCTCAATTTAATGGAACCGGCTCTACATTTTCAAAATCGATCCAGGCAAAAGTAAGCTCCCCAGGATATTAA